From Kitasatospora sp. MAP12-44:
TTGAGCGAACCCATGGTGGCCAGCACCGCCGTCGGCTCGTACCCGCAGTGCGCCATGCAGTTCTCGCAGCGCGGGTCCCTGCCGCGGCCGTACTTGGCCCAGTCGGTCTTCTCGATCAACTCCCGGTACGTCGGGACGTACCCGTCCGCCATCAGGTAGCAGGGGCGCTGCCAGCCGAAGAGCGAGTAGTTGGGAATGCCCCAGGCGGTGCACTCGAAGTCGACCTTGCCCTCCAGGAAGTCCAGGAAGAGCGGGCTGTGGTTGAGCCGCCACCGGCGGCGGTTGCCACCGGCGAACGCCTTGCGGAACAGCTCCCTGGTCTGTTCGACGCCCAGGAAGTGCTCCTGGTCGGGGGCCTTCTCATAGGCGTAGGCCGGCGAGATCATCATCTCGTCGACCTTGAGCTCGTCATTGAGGTAGTCGAGCACCTCGATGATGGTCTGCGGGGTGTCCGTGTTGAAGAACGTGCTGTTGGTGGTGACCCGGAACCCCCTCCGCTTGGCCTCCTTGATGGCGGCCACCGCCTCGTCGAAGGTGCCCTCCTTGGCCACCGACTCATCGTGCCGCTCGCGCAGGCCGTCGATGTGCACGGTGAACGTGAAGTACGGCGAAGGAGTGAACTTCTCCAGCTTCTTCCGCATCAGCAGTGCGTTTGTGCATAGGAAGACGTACTTCTTCTTCTCCACCAACTGCCGTACGATCTCGTCGATCTGAGGGTGCATCAGCGGCTCGCCGCCGGCGATGGAGACCATCGGCGCGCCCGATTCGAGCACCGCGCCGACCGCCTGGGCGACCGGCATCCGCTGCTTGAGCACCCCGGCCGGGTGCTGGATCTTCCCGCAGCCCTCGCAGGCGAGGTTGCAGGCGAAGAGCGGTTCCAGCTCGACGATCAGCGGGAACTTCTCCCGCCGCTTGATGAGCTTCTGCTGCATGAGGTACGTACTGACCCGCACGGTCTGGCGCAGCGGCATGGCCATGACTAGCTCGCCTCCTGAGGGAGCGTCGGCAGTGAAGAGTGGGTCAACGGCAGAAGGTCGGACGGCTCGGGTATCGAAGCGCGAGCCGCTGGTCCGGCGACGGCGCGGTGCCAGCCGATCATGGCCGGCACCGCGGCGCGCAGGGCCCGCCAGGCCCGCAGGCCGGCGGGGAGGGTGCCCGGGCGCAGCAGTTCGCGCTCGGGGGTGTCGACCACCACCCGCAGCACGGCCACCGGCAGCGCGGCGGGCAGTGCGGCGAGGATCGCGGCGGACTCCATGTCCACCGCCACCGAGCCGGCGCGGTACAGCTCCCGGCGCTCGGCGCCGCGCACCACGTGGTCGGCCGAGTACAGCGGACCGCGGTGGACGGTGAGGCCCAGCAGGCGCAGGGCATCGACCAGCGGCTGCGGCGAGTCGACGGCGAGTGTGCGGCCCGAACCGGCCCGCACCTCCTCGGCCACCACCAGGTCGCCCGGCGCGAACCCGGGCGCCACCGCCGCGCAGAACCCGGCGACCAGCACCGCGCCATAGGCCGGCACGGCCGGCGCGAAGAGCGCGCGGGCGGCGTGGGCGGCCCGCTCGGGGCCCATCCCGGTACGGGCCAGCACGGGTGCGCCGCCCAGCGCACCCGCCCAGTCGCCGCCGCGCAGCGCCCACTCCTCGGGCGCCAGCGCGCAGCACACCAGCAGCGGGTTCACCTCAGCCTCCTGTCTGCGCCGAGCACGGGGTTGCCGTGCAGGTAGCGGCCGAGTGCGGTGACCGGGAACACCAGCCGGTACAGGTGATAGTTGATCGAGAAGTCCCATGGGAAGCCCGTCCCGGTGAACTGCGGTTCGTCCCAACTGCCCTCCGGCAACTGGGTGGCCGCCAGCCAGCGCACCCCGCGCTCGACGGCCGCGGTGCCCCCGCCGCCCTCGGGCGCGTACCGGCCACCGGGCCCCTCGCCGGCCGCCAGCAGCGCCATCAGCGCCCAGGCCGTCTGCGAGGCGGTCGACTCGCCGCGACCGGACCACTGCTCCGGGTCCTCGTAGGAGCGCATGTCCTCGCCCCAACCGCCGTCCGGGTTCTGCCGCTCCTCCAACCAGCGCACCGCACGGCGGATCGCCGGATCGCCGAGCGGCACCTGGGCGGCGACCAGGGCGGGCAGCACCGAGCCGGTGCCGTAGATGTAGTTGGTACCCCATCGGCCGAACCAGGAACCCTCGGCCTCCTGGTTGCGAAGCAGCCACTCCACCCCGCGCCGGGTACGCGGGTCGTCCGCCTTGCCGACCTCGGCGAGCATCTCCACCACATGGGCGGTGACATCGGCCGAGGGCGGGTCGACCACCTCGCCGAAGTCGCAGAACGGCAGCTTATTGGGGAGCGTGCTGGTGTTGTCCACGTCGAAGGCGCCCCAGGCACCGTTCTTGGACTGCATGCCGAGGTTC
This genomic window contains:
- the hpnH gene encoding adenosyl-hopene transferase HpnH, whose protein sequence is MAMPLRQTVRVSTYLMQQKLIKRREKFPLIVELEPLFACNLACEGCGKIQHPAGVLKQRMPVAQAVGAVLESGAPMVSIAGGEPLMHPQIDEIVRQLVEKKKYVFLCTNALLMRKKLEKFTPSPYFTFTVHIDGLRERHDESVAKEGTFDEAVAAIKEAKRRGFRVTTNSTFFNTDTPQTIIEVLDYLNDELKVDEMMISPAYAYEKAPDQEHFLGVEQTRELFRKAFAGGNRRRWRLNHSPLFLDFLEGKVDFECTAWGIPNYSLFGWQRPCYLMADGYVPTYRELIEKTDWAKYGRGRDPRCENCMAHCGYEPTAVLATMGSLKESLRAARETVGGNRGH
- a CDS encoding 1-hydroxy-2-methyl-2-butenyl 4-diphosphate reductase: MNPLLVCCALAPEEWALRGGDWAGALGGAPVLARTGMGPERAAHAARALFAPAVPAYGAVLVAGFCAAVAPGFAPGDLVVAEEVRAGSGRTLAVDSPQPLVDALRLLGLTVHRGPLYSADHVVRGAERRELYRAGSVAVDMESAAILAALPAALPVAVLRVVVDTPERELLRPGTLPAGLRAWRALRAAVPAMIGWHRAVAGPAARASIPEPSDLLPLTHSSLPTLPQEAS